From a region of the Octopus sinensis linkage group LG18, ASM634580v1, whole genome shotgun sequence genome:
- the LOC115221370 gene encoding ATP-dependent DNA helicase Q5-like, which translates to MDEDRMYQVLNDVFKHKQFKSDLQRKAIETIIKGKQDVFISMPTGSGKSLCFQLPGMYKPGISVVVSPLLALIEDQIDHLRNIGIRAVTINSKQTMTERNRITTDLNRPKPKTRFLYITPEQASTAFLQQHLYSLNHADLLNYFIIDEAHCVSQWGHDFRPDYLKLGQLRANKIPNVPCIALTATATAQVTKDIVKSLALRKPYASFKTSCFRPNLFYEVRMKETLDDPFKDVLDYVCAKFGEPPDNNSWNDNGAGIIYCRTRDTCDELAVRFQKSGIPTKAYHAGLREVDRLQIQIDWMEGRIPLITATISFGMGIDKHNVRLVVHWTLPKTMSGYYQESGRAGRDGQPSYCCLYYSRRDRDAISFLLKQEATKRNARNQENCMRKSAETNFEIMVKYCELPRCRHRVIAEYFGDEKPNCQKQCDYCKNAKYADKQVQNLLQGSYGKWCRNEYGSTRMVKEPTEPDVELYGGGRLGQQKDSKDYYGEEDSDENSDDENDNNRRQRKNLILNELKRRKPAPSIVQEEEDDTPVIPADCPLRDPSSDRIPRLNFQIRMYCFEKLKSALCNNFNKYFADVPHKLRDGEFQVPICCADLEFEVFKASKFANLYKAGIFKKEFEIKKLTECKNLHSSLKPLWAPDSSGISSDEDRKGPVKNKKILAKDTSSSDEQKHRGSTPRKEKDKNTVDTRQNELTSCLTVPNSDEEKSDSHYTAANEDEQMEEEISELEEENQAESPLLFDDPESTGLTTTDEDEEVELALFTPLNSVLSRSSKQFSKFKKSSSKHSKKNDSKGTNSSSSAENFNNSFQEALNSSESPKTSKKPSKHKHSSSSPSKKSADSSKASSSKTSSKTAAKILKDEKKESSSKIPGKLSNSISLISDEDENTKSVPVKKLASSIGKHGEPFHRKSEKHVQKSSTKAKHTKRGEEDFSSTGLTSDEDDKITEAVLVKSPVPVFKKEDNFHEKLEKATKVSELGLVKKDKRFDEDFHSTGLTSDEEDKATEKVLGNSPELVIKKDCFNRKLEESVSPTKSPSRTKKEKRSEKRSSSEKRSKHKKLPDENLTRDSHSSKVKENKTVVMETEFVASSPSPSLSSPSSYKVNKHKIQEKDPLKHKHKRRKTESSHLQNVISSIEEKMSSSEEKKGKELEGCMKPKEFHKKVIVFDHQGTSDVPKSKSRRRQSRWDEPTNEATNKTNSANVNQKQKENGALFPDSTTEAVIVERSSVIPPPDDSWMEVVRQEKKKSSGVRFEENTSNTDSSHKVIVQEEECGAKVQKNSSCSSSNNTGSTNPNSHEMKKAANLIVHYLNPYYKNGKFASRELFKMVAKLLTQRFVKQSNSNAENAKEIAKKLATNYFRRHPLISSAEDVSDMET; encoded by the exons ATGGATGAAGACCGCATGTACCAGGTACTGAATGATGTCTTCAAACATAAACAATTTAAGTCAGACCTACAGAGGAAAGCTATTGAAACTATCAttaaag gaaaACAAGATGTTTTCATTTCCATGCCCACAGGATCTGGCAAATCACTGTGTTTCCAGCTACCTGGCATGTACAAACCCGGGATTTCCGTGGTGGTTTCTCCACTGCTGGCTCTCATCGAAGACCAAATTGACCATTTGCGCAACATCGGAATCCGTGCAGTTACTATCAACTCTAAACAGACCATGACCGAGAGAAACCGAATCACAACTGACCTTAACCGACCAAAGCCAAAAACCCGTTTCCTCTACATCACTCCTGAGCAAGCTTCCACGGCCTTTCTTCAACAACATCTCTACAGCCTCAACCATGCTGACCTCTTGAACTATTTCATTATTgatgaagcccattgtgtatcaCAGTGGGGCCATGACTTTCGTCCAGATTACCTTAAACTTGGCCAGTTAAGGGCCAATAAAATCCCTAATGTTCCCTGCATTGCACTAACTGCTACTGCAACAGCGCAAGTGACAAAGGACATTGTAAAATCTCTGGCTCTCCGCAAACCTTATGCGTCTTTCAAAACTAGTTGTTTCCGCCCAAATTTGTTCTATGaagtaagaatgaaagaaaccttGGACGATCCCTTCAAAGATGTCCTGGATTATGTATGTGCAAAGTTTGGTGAACCCCCTGACAACAACAGCTGGAACGACAATGGTGCCGGCATTATATATTGCCGTACTAGAGACACGTGTGATGAACTAGCTGTTCGATTTCAAAAGAGTGGGATTCCTACGAAAGCTTATCATGCTGGACTCCGAG AGGTTGACCGACTGCAGATCcaaattgactggatggaaggCCGCATCCCATTGATTACAGCTACCATCAGTTTTGGCATGGGTATTGATAAACACAATGTCCGTTTAGTTGTCCACTGGACCTTACCAAAGACCATGTCTGGTTATTACCAAGAGTCTGGCCGAGCCGGTCGTGATGGCCAGCCTTCTTATTGCTGTCTCTATTACTCTCGCCGTGACCGAGATGCTATATCTTTCCTCCTGAAGCAAGAAGCAACTAAGAGGAATGCCCGCAACCAAGAAAATTGCATGAGAAAATCAGCAGAGACTAACTTTGAGATAATGGTTAAGTACTGTGAACTACCACGTTGTCGGCACCGTGTGATAGCAGAGTATTTTGGTGATGAAAAACCAAACTGCCAGAAGCAATGTGATTATTGTAAAAATGCAAAGTATGCTGACAAACAAGTGCAGAACCTTCTGCAGGGTAGTTACGGGAAGTGGTGTCGAAATGAATATGGAAGTACAAGAATGGTCAAGGAACCAACGGAACCAGATGTAGAGCTTTATGGTGGTGGACGGCTTGGTCAGCAGAAGGATTCCAAAGACTACTATGGCGAAGAAGACAGTGATGAAAATTCTGACGATGAGAATGACAATAACAGAAGACAACGTAAGAATCTTATATTGAATGAATTAAAAAGACGTAAACCTGCTCCATCTATTGTACAGGAAGAGGAAGATGACACACCAGTCATTCCTGCTGACTGTCCACTCCGAGATCCTTCAAGTGACAGAATTCCACGACTAAACTTTCAAATCCGGATGTACTGTTTTGAGAAATTGAAATCTGCATTGTGCAACAACTTTAATAAGTATTTTGCAGATGTCCCTCATAAGTTAAGGGATGGAGAATTTCAAGTTCCAATTTGTTGTGCAGATTTGGAATTTGAAGTGtttaaggccagcaagtttgcaAATCTTTACAAAGCTGGTATTTTTAAGAAAGAATTTGAGATTAAAAAACTCACTGAATGTAAAAACCTTCATTCAAGCTTAAAACCCCTTTGGGCCCCGGACTCTAGTGGAATCAGCTCAGATGAAGATAGAAAGGGCCCAGTTAAGAACAAGAAAATATTAGCAAAAGACACAAGTAGTTCAGATGAGCAGAAGCATCGTGGTAGTACcccaagaaaagagaaagataaaaacacGGTAGATACTCGACAGAATGAATTGACATCATGTTTAACAGTTCCAAATTCAGATGAAGAGAAATCAGATTCCCATTATACAGCCGCTAACGAGGATGAACAAATGGAAGAAGAAATTAGTGAACTGGAAGAGGAAAACCAGGCAGAATCACCTCTGCTGTTTGATGATCCTGAGTCCACTGGCCTTACCACTACAGATGAGGATGAAGAGGTTGAGCTAGCTCTTTTCACACCTCTTAATTCAGTTCTAAGCCGGTCTTCGAAGCAGTTTTCTAAATTCAAAAAATCCTCTTCAAAGCATTCAAAGAAAAATGACAGTAAAGGTACCAACTCTTCCAGCTCAgcagaaaattttaataattcatttcAAGAGGCTttaaattcttcagaaagtccCAAAACTTCCAAGAAACCAAGTAAACACAAacattcttcctcctccccttctaaAAAGTCAGCCGATTCTTCTAAAGCTAGTTCTTCTAAAACGTCTTCTAAAACTGCAGCTAAAATACTtaaggatgaaaagaaagaaagttccAGCAAAATACCTGGTAAGTTATCAAACAGTATTAGTTTGATATCTGATGAGGATGAAAATACTAAAAGTGTCCCAGTGAAGAAACTTGCGTCATCTATTGGTAAGCATGGGGAGCCTTTTCACAGAAAGTCAGAAAAACATGTTCAAAAGTCATCAACAAAAGCTAAGCACACTAAAAGAGGAGAGGAAGATTTCAGTAGCACGGGTTTGACTTCTGATGAAGATGATAAGATTACAGAGGCAGTTCTTGTAAAAAGTCCTGTTCCAGTATTTAAGAAAGAGGATAATTTTCATGAAAAGCTTGAAAAAGCCACAAAAGTTTCAGAGTTAGGGTTAgtcaaaaaagataaaagatttgatGAAGATTTTCATAGCACAGGTCTGACGTCCGATGAAGAGGATAAAGCTACTGAGAAGGTTCTGGGAAATAGTCCTGAATTAGTGATcaaaaaagattgttttaacaGAAAGTTAGAGGAATCTGTGAGCCCCACCAAATCCCCATCAAGaacaaagaaggagaaaagatCAGAAAAACGATCTAGCAGTGAGAAAAGGAGTAAGCACAAAAAACTACCGGATGAAAATCTAACCAGAGATTCTCATAGTTCTAaggtaaaggaaaataaaactgttgtcaTGGAAACAGAATTTGTcgcgtcatcaccatcaccatcattatcatcaccgtcatcttATAAAGTCAACAAACATAAAATTCAGGAAAAGGATCCtctaaaacataaacacaaacgcagGAAAACCGAAAGTAGCCATCTCCAGAATGTGATTTCATCCATTGAAGAGAAAATGTCCAGTAGcgaagagaaaaagggaaaagaactGGAAGGGTGTATGAAACCGAAGGAGTTTCATAAAAAAGTGATAGTCTTTGATCACCAAGGGACATCAGATGTCCCCAAAAGTAAATCTAGACGAAGACAAAGTCGGTGGGACGAACCAACTAATGAAGCCACAAACAAAACTAATTCTGCAAACGTTaatcagaaacagaaagaaaacggTGCTTTATTTCCTGATTCTACGACAGAAGCGGTAATTGTTGAGAGAAGTTCTGTAATTCCACCACCAGACGACAgctggatggaggtggtgagacaGGAGAAGAAAAAGTCAAGCGGAGTAAGATTCGAAGAAAACACAAGCAATACAGATTCAAGTCATAAGGTAATTGTGCAAGAGGAAGAATGCGGTGCCAAAGTGCAGAAGAATTCGTCTTGTAGCTCTAGCAATAATACAGGAAGTACCAACCCCAACAGTCACGAGATGAAGAAAGCTGCCAATCTTATTGTCCATTATTTAAATCCTTACTACAAAAACGGCAAATTTGCCTCACGAGAACTCTTTAAAATGGTTGCGAAATTACTCACTCAGCGATTTGTAAAGCAATCCAATAGCAACGCAGAAAATGCCAAAGAAATAGCAAAGAAACTTGCCACTAATTATTTCAGAAGACATCCACTAATTTCGTCTGCTGAAGATGTCTCTGATATGGAGACGTAA